The following proteins are co-located in the Aeromicrobium phoceense genome:
- a CDS encoding DEAD/DEAH box helicase has product MPEIADALADKGIIEAFPIQEMTLSVALMGTDLIGQARTGTGKTLAFSIPVIQRTVAPHDPDYDQLAAPGKPQALIVAPTRELAIQVANDVKTASKNRGTRMLTIYGGVPYEPQLEALETGVDIVVGTPGRILDLVNRRALDISHVKSLVLDEADEMLDLGFLPDVESILARTPETRQTMLFSATMPSSIVTLARKHMHHPMNIRAESAESGQMVPATSQFVWQAHDMDKPEVVARILQADDVERVVVFTRTKRQAQRVADDLADRGFPASPLHGDMAQKAREKALDGFREGKVSILVATDVAARGIDVANISHVINYTCPEDDKTYVHRIGRTGRAGASGIAVTFVDWADLQRWKLINKALDLPYDEPLETYSTSDHLFQDLGIDRNVKGRLKPPAPKEPRSEGGRDGRRDGQRRDGQRRDGQSRDGGDRSRQRTRGGKPVEGEARPAETAPAASGEEQPAGEGQARRRRRRRRPSGGQASGPAPASAS; this is encoded by the coding sequence ATGCCCGAGATCGCCGACGCCCTCGCCGACAAGGGCATCATCGAGGCCTTCCCCATCCAGGAGATGACCCTCTCGGTCGCCCTCATGGGAACCGACCTCATCGGCCAGGCCCGCACGGGCACCGGCAAGACGCTGGCGTTCTCCATCCCCGTCATCCAGCGCACCGTGGCCCCGCACGACCCCGACTACGACCAGCTGGCCGCGCCCGGCAAGCCGCAGGCGCTCATCGTCGCTCCCACGCGTGAGCTGGCGATCCAGGTCGCGAACGACGTCAAGACGGCGTCGAAGAACCGCGGCACCCGCATGCTGACGATCTACGGCGGCGTGCCGTACGAGCCGCAGCTCGAGGCCCTCGAGACCGGCGTCGACATCGTCGTCGGCACCCCCGGCCGCATCCTGGACCTGGTGAACCGTCGGGCCCTGGACATCAGCCACGTGAAGTCGCTCGTCCTCGACGAGGCCGACGAGATGCTCGACCTGGGCTTCCTGCCCGACGTCGAGTCGATCCTGGCCCGCACCCCCGAGACGCGCCAGACGATGCTGTTCAGCGCGACGATGCCGTCGTCGATCGTCACGCTGGCGCGCAAGCACATGCACCACCCGATGAACATCCGTGCCGAGTCGGCCGAGTCCGGGCAGATGGTGCCCGCCACGAGCCAGTTCGTCTGGCAGGCCCACGACATGGACAAGCCCGAGGTCGTCGCCCGCATCCTGCAGGCCGACGACGTCGAGCGCGTCGTGGTGTTCACCCGCACGAAGCGACAGGCGCAGCGCGTCGCCGACGACCTGGCCGACCGCGGCTTCCCGGCCTCGCCGCTGCACGGCGACATGGCCCAGAAGGCACGTGAGAAGGCGCTCGACGGCTTCCGCGAGGGCAAGGTCAGCATCCTGGTGGCCACCGACGTCGCCGCCCGCGGCATCGACGTGGCCAACATCAGCCACGTCATCAACTACACGTGCCCGGAGGACGACAAGACCTACGTCCACCGCATCGGTCGCACGGGTCGCGCCGGCGCCTCGGGCATCGCGGTGACGTTCGTGGACTGGGCCGACCTGCAGCGCTGGAAGCTCATCAACAAGGCGCTCGACCTGCCCTACGACGAGCCGCTGGAGACGTACTCCACGTCGGACCACCTGTTCCAGGACCTCGGCATCGATCGCAACGTCAAGGGCCGGCTGAAGCCCCCGGCGCCCAAGGAGCCCCGCTCCGAGGGTGGCCGCGACGGCCGCCGTGACGGTCAGCGTCGCGATGGCCAGCGTCGCGACGGCCAGTCGCGCGACGGCGGCGACCGCAGCCGTCAGCGCACCCGTGGCGGCAAGCCCGTCGAGGGCGAGGCCCGTCCCGCCGAGACCGCCCCCGCGGCGTCCGGCGAGGAGCAGCCTGCGGGCGAGGGCCAGGCGCGTCGTCGCCGTCGTCGTCGCCGTCCCTCGGGTGGTCAGGCGTCGGGTCCGGCGCCCGCCTCCGCCTCCTGA
- a CDS encoding TetR/AcrR family transcriptional regulator, producing the protein MPPKSAEESKRRLVEAAIEVMTSDGIAAVSARAVSQRAGVAQGLVFYHYGSVTDLVAQACVTATRDRVELHRARFDAASSFGDLVQLARDVQEAERGAGHVSVLGQSLVLAQSDPGIGAAARDALALWRAPLRSVADRLLTPGSPFAGVVDAEAFTDLLMAAFIGFELTDPVRTEADSDRSFDAVTAMAAALDGLGPVARRAVAATLRRRR; encoded by the coding sequence GTGCCGCCGAAGTCCGCCGAGGAGTCCAAGCGCCGCCTGGTCGAGGCCGCGATCGAGGTGATGACCTCCGACGGCATCGCCGCCGTCTCCGCCCGCGCGGTGTCGCAGCGGGCCGGCGTCGCCCAGGGCCTGGTCTTCTACCACTACGGATCCGTCACCGACCTCGTCGCGCAGGCCTGCGTCACCGCGACGCGTGACCGGGTCGAGCTGCATCGCGCGCGGTTCGACGCGGCCTCCAGCTTCGGCGACCTCGTCCAGCTCGCCCGCGACGTGCAGGAGGCCGAGCGCGGCGCCGGGCACGTGTCGGTGCTGGGGCAGTCGCTCGTCCTGGCGCAGTCCGATCCCGGGATCGGCGCGGCCGCCCGCGACGCGCTCGCCCTGTGGCGCGCGCCGCTGCGCAGCGTCGCGGACCGGCTGCTCACGCCGGGCTCCCCGTTCGCGGGCGTGGTCGACGCCGAGGCGTTCACCGATCTGCTGATGGCGGCGTTCATCGGCTTCGAGCTCACCGACCCGGTGCGTACCGAGGCCGACTCCGATCGCTCGTTCGACGCGGTCACGGCGATGGCTGCCGCCCTCGACGGCCTCGGACCCGTGGCGCGCCGTGCCGTCGCCGCCACGCTGCGCCGCCGCCGCTGA
- a CDS encoding ferritin-like fold-containing protein, producing the protein MTSDQVPGGPFDDPDYRAGVVELLALLSYGELSAVEQLNQDSQDAPDLRTKVAIQTMAASEWSHFVQLRDRLVELGEDPYAAMESFRTTFARFHGKTEPSDWLEGLLKAFVGDGLAADFYREIAAFLDADTRQLVLETMSQTGNSEFVVDQVREAIAADPRVAGRLALWGRRLMGEALSQAQMVVAERDVLTAVVVGAADRPGGFDLASIGRMFTRITEAHAQRMARLGLDA; encoded by the coding sequence ATGACCTCCGATCAGGTGCCCGGCGGACCCTTCGACGATCCCGACTACCGGGCCGGCGTGGTCGAGCTGCTGGCGCTGCTCAGCTATGGCGAGCTCAGTGCGGTGGAGCAGCTGAACCAGGACTCCCAGGACGCGCCCGACCTGCGCACGAAGGTCGCGATCCAGACGATGGCCGCCTCGGAGTGGAGTCACTTCGTGCAGCTGCGCGACCGGCTCGTCGAGCTCGGTGAGGACCCGTACGCGGCGATGGAGTCGTTCCGGACGACGTTCGCCCGCTTCCACGGCAAGACCGAGCCGTCCGACTGGCTCGAGGGGCTGCTGAAGGCGTTCGTCGGCGACGGGCTCGCGGCCGACTTCTACCGTGAGATCGCGGCGTTCCTCGACGCCGACACGCGCCAGCTGGTGCTGGAGACGATGAGTCAGACCGGCAACAGCGAGTTCGTGGTCGATCAGGTGCGCGAGGCGATCGCCGCCGACCCGCGGGTGGCGGGCCGGCTCGCCCTGTGGGGACGTCGTCTGATGGGCGAGGCGCTGAGCCAGGCGCAGATGGTGGTGGCCGAGCGCGACGTGCTGACCGCGGTGGTGGTCGGCGCCGCCGACCGGCCCGGAGGCTTCGACCTGGCCTCGATCGGCCGCATGTTCACCCGGATCACCGAGGCCCACGCCCAGCGCATGGCCCGCCTGGGGCTCGACGCCTGA
- a CDS encoding MGMT family protein, producing MDEDFTEAVLEVVEQIPPGCVATYGLIAERLGRGGARQVGRVMSLEGHGVPWWRVVRADGSLPAHLVVDAQQHWRDEGTPVRSGRVVVKDALAPDF from the coding sequence ATGGACGAGGACTTCACCGAGGCCGTGCTCGAGGTCGTCGAGCAGATCCCGCCGGGATGCGTCGCGACGTACGGCCTCATCGCGGAGCGGCTGGGCCGCGGCGGCGCGCGCCAGGTCGGGCGGGTCATGTCGCTCGAGGGTCACGGCGTGCCGTGGTGGCGCGTCGTCCGCGCCGACGGCTCCCTGCCGGCGCACCTGGTCGTCGACGCCCAGCAGCACTGGCGCGACGAAGGCACCCCGGTCCGCAGCGGCCGCGTGGTCGTGAAGGACGCGCTGGCTCCCGACTTCTGA
- a CDS encoding transcriptional regulator translates to MSVGLFDPLIHAPHRLQICAILDTVDKTEFALLRERLDVSESVLSKQVKALEDAGCVKVTKATRAGRVRSWAAFTKAGRAAYRDHVAALRAIVG, encoded by the coding sequence GTGAGTGTCGGCCTCTTCGATCCGCTGATCCACGCGCCGCACCGTCTGCAGATCTGCGCCATCCTCGACACGGTCGACAAGACGGAGTTCGCCCTCCTGCGCGAACGGCTCGACGTGAGCGAGTCGGTCCTCAGCAAGCAGGTCAAGGCGCTGGAGGACGCCGGGTGCGTCAAGGTCACCAAGGCGACCCGCGCCGGCCGCGTGCGCTCGTGGGCCGCGTTCACGAAGGCCGGCCGCGCCGCCTACCGCGACCACGTCGCCGCCCTCCGCGCCATCGTCGGCTGA
- a CDS encoding alpha/beta fold hydrolase, whose amino-acid sequence MSVPKTLEIPEGVEVLRAETSRSEHAVHRARAAGERRGSILLVPGWTGSKEDFTPVLPLLAGLGFDVVTFDQRGQYESPGDPLDDYSLEALAADALAVADELLEDERFHLLGHSFGGLVAQNLTIAHPQRVRTLTLLCSGPGALGDSPTRPLKRIAAAIGKVPLLDIHQLREQGIKRPAQITAFLGKRFSANAPASLKAMTQHLLDAPDRVDEVAATGVPVWVARGEADDAWPHDAQAEMAERLGTQIVILPSAAHSPAVEAPDEFVDDWRDFLLSH is encoded by the coding sequence GTGAGCGTCCCCAAGACCCTCGAGATCCCCGAGGGCGTCGAGGTCCTCCGCGCCGAGACGAGCCGCAGCGAGCACGCCGTCCACCGGGCGCGCGCCGCCGGCGAGCGCCGGGGCTCGATCCTGCTCGTGCCCGGCTGGACGGGCAGCAAGGAGGACTTCACCCCCGTCCTGCCGCTGCTCGCCGGACTCGGGTTCGACGTCGTGACGTTCGACCAGCGCGGACAGTACGAGTCCCCCGGCGATCCGCTGGACGACTACTCGCTGGAGGCCCTCGCGGCCGATGCGCTCGCGGTGGCCGACGAACTGCTGGAGGACGAGCGCTTCCACCTGCTCGGGCACTCGTTCGGTGGCCTCGTGGCGCAGAACCTGACCATCGCCCACCCCCAGCGGGTACGCACCCTGACCCTGCTCTGCTCGGGGCCGGGCGCCCTCGGCGACTCCCCGACGCGGCCGCTGAAGCGCATCGCGGCGGCCATCGGCAAGGTGCCGCTGCTGGACATCCACCAGCTGCGCGAGCAGGGCATCAAGCGGCCCGCCCAGATCACCGCCTTCCTCGGGAAGCGCTTCTCGGCCAATGCGCCGGCCTCGCTCAAGGCGATGACGCAGCACCTGCTCGACGCCCCCGACCGGGTCGACGAGGTCGCGGCCACCGGCGTGCCGGTCTGGGTCGCCCGCGGGGAGGCCGACGACGCGTGGCCCCACGACGCCCAGGCCGAGATGGCCGAGCGGCTCGGCACCCAGATCGTGATCCTGCCCTCCGCGGCCCACTCCCCCGCGGTCGAGGCGCCCGACGAGTTCGTCGACGACTGGCGCGACTTCCTGCTCTCGCACTGA
- a CDS encoding PHP domain-containing protein, whose protein sequence is MRIDLHTHSTRSDGTDTPGDLVRKAKAEGLDAIALTDHDATEGWAEAQEAADEVGLRLIRGIEISTQYEGLSVHLLGYEFDPGYAPLVEELERVLGGRNQRLPRILEKLAALGMPLTEAEVFAVAGDAAAWGRPHVADAMIAKGYIKDRDEAFRDWLVPGKPGYVGRYSAGLFDAVRLVREAGGRPVVAHAWARDSRGKMTAELLAELTEAGLAGLEVDHPDHDERARAELRAIADDLGLARTGSSDHHGAGKGPAFHLGANLTDPEQLERLLG, encoded by the coding sequence GTGCGCATCGACCTCCACACCCACTCGACGCGATCCGACGGCACCGATACGCCGGGCGACCTCGTGCGCAAGGCGAAGGCCGAGGGACTCGACGCGATCGCCCTCACCGACCACGACGCGACCGAGGGGTGGGCCGAGGCCCAGGAGGCGGCCGACGAGGTGGGCCTGCGGCTGATCCGCGGCATCGAGATCTCGACGCAGTACGAGGGCCTCAGCGTGCACCTGCTGGGCTACGAGTTCGACCCCGGGTACGCCCCGCTCGTCGAGGAGTTGGAGCGCGTCCTGGGTGGGCGGAACCAGCGCCTGCCGCGGATCCTGGAGAAGCTCGCCGCGCTGGGCATGCCGCTCACCGAGGCCGAGGTGTTCGCCGTCGCCGGCGACGCCGCGGCTTGGGGTCGCCCGCACGTCGCCGACGCGATGATCGCGAAGGGCTACATCAAGGACCGCGACGAGGCCTTCCGCGACTGGCTCGTGCCCGGCAAGCCCGGCTACGTCGGGCGCTACTCCGCGGGCCTGTTCGACGCGGTGCGGCTGGTCCGCGAGGCGGGCGGCCGTCCGGTGGTGGCACACGCCTGGGCCCGCGACAGCCGCGGCAAGATGACCGCCGAGCTGCTGGCCGAGCTCACGGAGGCAGGTCTGGCCGGTCTCGAGGTCGACCACCCCGACCACGACGAGCGGGCGCGTGCCGAGCTCCGGGCGATCGCCGACGACCTCGGTCTCGCGCGTACCGGGTCGAGCGACCACCACGGAGCGGGCAAGGGGCCGGCGTTCCACCTCGGCGCCAACCTCACCGATCCCGAGCAGCTCGAGCGTCTCCTGGGCTGA
- a CDS encoding SDR family NAD(P)-dependent oxidoreductase, translating into MTRTALITGATAGIGNAFARQLARRGTHLVLVARDTVRLEQVAAELTDAHQVEVEVITADLATLQGMDRVADRLSESGRPIDLLVNNAGASLAGWFGSTAIADEDRQLDLLVRAPMHLMDAAIKSMSGRGRGGIINVASVAAFTPRGAYSAHKAWLVNISQWANWHYADVGITVQALCPGFTRTEFHQRMGAEISNVPRWMWLKADAVVKDSLRDLERGKAISVPSLRYKVLMAVARYAPATVVAKIAQRGR; encoded by the coding sequence ATGACCCGAACGGCCCTGATCACCGGCGCCACCGCCGGCATCGGAAACGCGTTCGCGCGGCAGCTGGCGCGGCGTGGAACCCACCTCGTCCTCGTCGCCCGCGACACCGTCCGGCTGGAGCAGGTCGCCGCCGAGCTGACCGACGCGCACCAGGTCGAGGTCGAGGTCATCACCGCCGACCTGGCCACCCTTCAGGGGATGGACCGGGTCGCGGACCGCCTGTCGGAGTCGGGGCGCCCGATCGACCTGCTGGTCAACAACGCGGGTGCCTCCCTCGCCGGCTGGTTCGGCTCCACCGCCATCGCCGACGAGGACCGCCAGCTCGACCTGCTGGTGCGAGCGCCGATGCACCTGATGGACGCCGCCATCAAGTCCATGTCGGGCCGCGGCCGCGGCGGGATCATCAACGTCGCCAGCGTCGCAGCGTTCACCCCGCGGGGCGCGTACTCCGCCCACAAGGCGTGGCTGGTGAACATCTCGCAGTGGGCCAACTGGCACTACGCCGACGTCGGCATCACCGTGCAGGCCCTGTGCCCCGGCTTCACGCGCACCGAGTTCCACCAGCGGATGGGCGCGGAGATCAGCAACGTGCCGAGGTGGATGTGGCTCAAGGCCGACGCCGTGGTGAAGGACTCGCTGCGCGACCTCGAGCGCGGCAAGGCGATCTCCGTCCCCTCGCTGCGCTACAAGGTGCTCATGGCGGTGGCGCGGTACGCCCCCGCCACCGTCGTCGCGAAGATCGCCCAGCGGGGTCGATGA
- a CDS encoding TetR/AcrR family transcriptional regulator has product MTQTPEARPRAGRLPRTARRAQLLDVALDVFVEQGYHSASMDEIAERAGVSKPVLYQHFPGKLDLYTALVSTAVDTVIEGVRESLASTQDNRERVQASMQLWYDSVADREKAFRLVFESDLTSDPEVRELVDRVTSESAAAIAEVIVEDTGLSRGAAELLAAGLVGMGHVGARAWLSGASGLSRDDAVTLASTLAWRGIGGFPKPTNQGDE; this is encoded by the coding sequence GTGACCCAGACCCCAGAGGCTCGCCCCCGCGCAGGGCGGCTGCCCCGCACCGCACGGCGTGCCCAGCTGCTGGACGTCGCCCTCGACGTCTTCGTGGAGCAGGGCTACCACTCGGCCTCGATGGACGAGATCGCCGAGCGCGCGGGCGTGTCCAAGCCGGTGCTCTACCAGCACTTCCCCGGCAAGCTCGACCTCTACACCGCTCTGGTCTCCACGGCGGTCGACACCGTGATCGAGGGCGTGCGCGAGTCGCTCGCGTCCACGCAGGACAACCGCGAGCGCGTCCAGGCCAGCATGCAGCTCTGGTACGACAGCGTCGCCGACCGCGAGAAGGCCTTCCGCCTCGTCTTCGAGTCCGACCTGACCAGCGACCCCGAGGTGCGCGAGCTGGTCGACCGGGTCACGTCCGAGTCCGCCGCCGCGATCGCCGAGGTGATCGTCGAGGACACCGGCCTGTCGCGCGGAGCCGCCGAGCTGCTCGCGGCCGGCCTCGTCGGGATGGGTCACGTCGGCGCTCGCGCCTGGCTCTCCGGCGCGTCGGGCCTCTCGCGCGACGACGCCGTCACGCTCGCCTCGACTCTCGCCTGGCGCGGGATCGGCGGGTTCCCCAAGCCCACCAATCAAGGAGATGAGTGA
- a CDS encoding ParA family protein, protein MTTTLALANQKGGVAKTTSVASLGAALLEERQRVLLVDLDPQGSLTFSLGIDPEELEVTVAEVLLGKVPARDALVTTEEGLDLLPANVALAEAEENLVTRTGREQRLRVALAKIADDYDWIILDCPPALGVLTIGALSAADQVLIPLQAETLSHRGVGQLLDTIHDVRQFINPDLVIRGVLATMYDGRTAHARNVLAAITETYDLEVLEPPIPKTIRFAEAPAIGRSILSTARTHKGADAYRAVARLLVKGR, encoded by the coding sequence GTGACCACCACCTTGGCCCTCGCCAACCAGAAGGGCGGCGTCGCCAAGACCACCAGCGTCGCGTCGCTCGGCGCGGCCCTGCTGGAGGAGCGTCAGCGCGTGCTGCTGGTCGACCTCGACCCGCAGGGCAGCCTGACGTTCTCCCTCGGCATCGATCCCGAGGAGCTCGAGGTCACCGTCGCCGAGGTCCTGCTCGGCAAGGTCCCGGCCCGCGACGCGCTCGTCACCACCGAGGAGGGCCTCGACCTGCTGCCGGCCAACGTCGCGCTCGCCGAGGCCGAGGAGAACCTCGTCACGCGCACCGGCCGCGAGCAGCGGCTGCGGGTGGCGCTGGCGAAGATCGCCGACGACTACGACTGGATCATCCTCGACTGCCCGCCGGCCCTGGGCGTGCTGACGATCGGCGCGCTCTCCGCCGCCGACCAGGTGCTGATCCCGCTCCAGGCCGAGACGCTCTCGCACCGCGGCGTCGGCCAGCTGCTCGACACCATCCACGACGTCCGCCAGTTCATCAATCCCGACCTCGTCATCCGCGGCGTGCTCGCGACGATGTACGACGGGCGCACGGCGCACGCGCGCAACGTGCTGGCGGCCATCACCGAGACGTACGACCTCGAGGTGCTCGAGCCGCCGATCCCCAAGACCATCCGCTTCGCCGAGGCGCCCGCGATCGGCCGCTCGATCCTCAGCACCGCGCGCACCCACAAGGGCGCCGACGCCTACCGGGCCGTGGCGCGGCTGCTGGTCAAGGGCCGATGA
- a CDS encoding DUF3107 domain-containing protein — translation MTVEVKIGVQNAARELSVDTDVEPDTVLATLNGALKDDSLFTLTDSKGHTVAVPADKVAYLYFNADTGRKVGFGLTSS, via the coding sequence GTGACCGTGGAGGTCAAGATCGGCGTCCAGAACGCCGCCCGTGAACTGTCCGTCGACACCGATGTCGAGCCCGACACCGTGCTGGCCACGCTGAACGGCGCGCTCAAGGACGACTCGCTGTTCACGCTCACCGACAGCAAGGGTCACACCGTGGCGGTCCCGGCCGACAAGGTCGCCTACCTGTACTTCAACGCCGACACCGGTCGCAAGGTCGGCTTCGGTCTCACCAGCTCCTGA
- a CDS encoding L,D-transpeptidase, with translation MASPPRVHLGRIAMLVGAVALTATVSAVSLVQADPAASAGSSRSGAAVSETVTPVVTAATARADAATAKQATAKQAAPRAAATAKGQSAAKEQPASKDQPVAKQAAAGPPPPQGSGEGRRIVFDQSDQRVWLIEADEKVDRTYLVSGSRFDNLQPGSYSVTSRQRHATSFDYTGSMEYFVRFATGWSAPIGFHSIPVYNNGKPEQTEEQLGEPLSAGCVRQKKSDAKYLWDWAPDGTPVIVTA, from the coding sequence ATGGCTTCCCCGCCCCGTGTCCACCTCGGTCGCATCGCGATGCTCGTCGGCGCCGTCGCGCTGACCGCGACGGTGTCGGCCGTCTCCCTCGTCCAGGCCGATCCAGCCGCGTCCGCAGGCTCGTCGCGCTCCGGCGCCGCCGTCTCCGAGACGGTGACACCGGTCGTGACGGCCGCCACCGCGCGTGCCGACGCGGCCACCGCGAAGCAGGCGACCGCGAAGCAGGCCGCGCCCCGGGCAGCGGCCACCGCGAAGGGCCAGAGCGCCGCGAAGGAGCAGCCGGCGTCGAAGGACCAGCCGGTCGCGAAGCAGGCGGCCGCGGGACCCCCGCCGCCCCAGGGCTCGGGGGAGGGCCGGCGCATCGTCTTCGACCAGTCCGACCAGCGCGTGTGGCTCATCGAGGCCGACGAGAAGGTCGACCGCACCTACCTGGTGTCCGGCAGCCGCTTCGACAACCTCCAGCCGGGCTCGTACTCGGTCACCTCCCGGCAGCGCCACGCCACGAGCTTCGACTACACCGGCTCGATGGAGTACTTCGTGCGCTTCGCCACGGGCTGGAGCGCGCCGATCGGCTTCCACTCCATCCCGGTCTACAACAACGGCAAGCCCGAGCAGACCGAGGAGCAGTTGGGCGAGCCGCTGTCCGCCGGCTGCGTGCGCCAGAAGAAGTCCGACGCGAAGTACCTCTGGGACTGGGCGCCCGACGGCACCCCGGTCATCGTCACGGCCTGA
- the moeZ gene encoding adenylyltransferase/sulfurtransferase MoeZ: protein MVAPLVEPADELTIDEVRRYSRHLIIPDVGMTGQKRLKNAKVLVIGAGGLGSPALLYLAAAGVGTLGIIDDDVVDESNLQRQVIHGQSDIDKPKVQSAAESVAETNPYVNVITHNVRLDNDNVLDIFSQYDLILDGTDNFATRYLVNDAAVILNKPYVWGSIYRFEGQVSVFWAQEGPQYRDLYPEPPPPGMVPSCAEGGVLGVLCASIGSIMVTEAIKLLTGIGDPLIGRLMVYDALEMRYTTLKVRRDPNGVLPTELMGDYEAFCGAISDEAADAAADSTISVATLDGWLKERNDGGRDFVLVDVREPNEYEINQIPGSVLIPKGEILAGKAFDRLPQDKQVVLHCKSGVRSAEALAVLKGAGYSDAVHVGGGVVAWVNQIDPSQPNY from the coding sequence GTGGTCGCGCCCCTGGTCGAACCCGCCGACGAACTGACCATCGACGAAGTGCGTCGGTACAGCCGCCACCTGATCATCCCCGACGTGGGCATGACGGGACAGAAGCGGCTGAAGAACGCGAAGGTGCTGGTCATCGGCGCCGGTGGACTCGGCAGCCCCGCCCTGCTCTACCTCGCGGCGGCCGGCGTCGGCACCCTCGGCATCATCGACGACGACGTCGTCGACGAGTCGAACCTGCAGCGCCAGGTGATCCACGGCCAGTCCGACATCGACAAGCCCAAGGTGCAGAGCGCCGCGGAGTCGGTGGCCGAGACGAACCCGTACGTCAACGTCATCACGCACAACGTGCGCCTGGACAACGACAACGTGCTGGACATCTTCAGCCAGTACGACCTGATCCTCGACGGCACCGACAACTTCGCCACGCGCTACCTGGTGAACGACGCGGCCGTCATCCTGAACAAGCCGTACGTGTGGGGCTCGATCTACCGCTTCGAGGGCCAGGTCTCGGTCTTCTGGGCGCAGGAGGGACCGCAGTACCGCGACCTCTACCCCGAGCCGCCGCCGCCGGGCATGGTCCCGTCGTGCGCCGAGGGCGGCGTGCTGGGCGTCCTGTGCGCCTCGATCGGGTCGATCATGGTCACCGAGGCGATCAAGCTGCTCACCGGCATCGGTGACCCGCTCATCGGCCGCCTCATGGTCTACGACGCGCTCGAGATGCGGTACACGACGCTGAAGGTCCGCCGTGACCCCAATGGCGTGCTGCCCACCGAGCTGATGGGCGACTACGAGGCGTTCTGCGGTGCGATCAGCGACGAGGCCGCCGACGCGGCCGCCGACTCCACGATCTCGGTCGCGACGCTCGACGGCTGGCTCAAGGAGCGCAATGACGGGGGCCGCGACTTCGTCCTGGTCGACGTGCGCGAGCCCAACGAGTACGAGATCAACCAGATCCCCGGGTCGGTGCTGATCCCCAAGGGCGAGATCCTCGCCGGCAAGGCGTTCGACCGGCTGCCGCAGGACAAGCAGGTCGTCCTGCACTGCAAGTCGGGCGTCCGCTCGGCCGAGGCGCTCGCGGTGCTCAAGGGCGCCGGCTACTCCGACGCCGTGCACGTCGGCGGCGGCGTCGTGGCGTGGGTCAACCAGATCGACCCGAGCCAGCCCAACTACTGA